A region of the Clostridium estertheticum subsp. estertheticum genome:
CTACCAAGTTGTTTGCCGGTAATCACTTTTCCAATAATAGTATGTGGACGTCCTAAAAGTTCATTTGCTTTAACAATATTACCCTCAGCAATTAGATGACGAATTTTTGAACTGCTTACAATTTCATCATTCACACTAATTGCATCACAAACATATAGCTCATATCCAAGTATTGTGCTATATGCCTTAAGCATTTCTACATCGCCTAAATTCTTATAACCAAATCTATAATTAAAACCAACAATTATTCCCTTAACATTATAGCACTTAACCATATTCCTTATAAATTCTTCAGGAGTTATCTTCATAAAATCTTTATCAAAATTAGCTAAATTAACTATATCTATACCTGTGTCTTCCAGTAATTTTACTTTAGTATCATTATCCATTATAAGCTTTGGGCAAATTTCTTTATTTATAACAGACAATGGATGATTTTTAAAAGTACAGATCATACTTTTAGCATTATTTGCTTTTGATAATTCCACTGTTTTATTTATAAGGTGCATATGTCCCAAATGTAGTCCATCAAAACTTCCGAGTGCAATAAACGTTTGATATTTAAGATTAGTTTTAAAATTATCTTCTATAATTAACATTTTAATATACTCCTATATAAATGATTTTATTAGTCTAACACCATCATCACTTTTATCCGCAATTCCAATAAAATCATTATCATTATTATATATACTATACATAATGCCAGATTCAAACTTACAAATTAGTGCCTTATCCTTTACTATAACACCATTTAATAAGAACTTAATAAATCTATCTTCTATGGTAATCCTAGCATTCGCACTAAAAATAGTTTCTATAGGCATAATATATTTATTTATATTTTCTTCATTTAATTCATTAATATTTATAGCATTATCAATATGAAATTGACCTGTAGCAGTTCTTTGTAGATTCCACATCATGCCACCGCATTTCAATTTTTCCCCAATATCATAACACAGACTTCTAATGTATGTACCTTTAGAACATTTTACCGTGAATTTTATATAAGGTAATTTAATGTCCGTAATATTTATGTCATAAATTGTTATAGGTCTTGCTTCTCTCTCTATTTCTATTCCAGCTCTCGCTAACTCATAAAGTTTTTTTCCGTTAACCTTTAGAGCTGAGTACATAGGTGGGACTTGCTTTATTTCTCCTATAAATGATTTAATAGCTAGCGTAATTTCATCTACGCCTGAATTAACTTCACTTTCTTTTAGAATTTTCCCCTCTCTATCATAAGTATCTGTAATAACGCCCAATTTTAATTCAGTTTCATAAATTTTAAAGTCTCCCATTATATAATCTATAGCCTTTGTTGCTTTTCCTATACAAACAGGTAAAACCCCGCTAGCTTCAGGGTCTAGAGTGCCAGCGTGGCCTACTTTTTTCACTTTACTGATTTTTCTTATTAAACGCACTACATCAAAAGAAGTAATTCCTGTAGGTTTAAATACATTTAATATACCATTCATTTCATCAACTCTTTTTCTAAAATTTCCATTAATTTAACTTTATCATTATCAAAACTTACTTTAACACTATTTTCATCTTGTTAATGATATCGTTAATATTATTAGTCTTCACTTTTTATTTCATCCTCAATCTTTGTTTCTTCTTCAATCTTTTTCTCATGTTCATCTTTATCTTTTGCCTTTATTTGATGAAAAATATTTTCTAAATGTATTGCACGTTCTATTGTTTCATCTAGCTCTATAATAACCTGAGGAACATGTCTTAACTTAACATGCATTCCTATTTCTTTTCTTATAAGACCAGCTGAACTTTTAAGTGCTTGAATTGTTTCTTTCTTTTCAATTTCACTTCCAAATATACTAACATAGATCTTTGTATAACTTAAGTCTTTTGTTGTATCTACTTTTGTTACACTAACCATAGCACTTAATCTTGGATCTTTTATTTTGTTTTGAATTGTATTGCTTACATCTTTTTTAATTTCTTCATTTATTCTACCATTTCTATAACTAACCATACAACCCACTACTCCTTATCTTATACTAGTTTTGGTTTTATTTCTTCCATTATGAATGCTTCAATGATATCTCCTTCTTTAAGGTCATTGAATTTCTCTACACTTAATCCACATTCAAATCCAGCAGCAACTTCTTTTGCATCATCTTTAAATCTCTTTA
Encoded here:
- the rbfA gene encoding 30S ribosome-binding factor RbfA translates to MVSYRNGRINEEIKKDVSNTIQNKIKDPRLSAMVSVTKVDTTKDLSYTKIYVSIFGSEIEKKETIQALKSSAGLIRKEIGMHVKLRHVPQVIIELDETIERAIHLENIFHQIKAKDKDEHEKKIEEETKIEDEIKSED
- a CDS encoding bifunctional riboflavin kinase/FAD synthetase, which translates into the protein MLIIEDNFKTNLKYQTFIALGSFDGLHLGHMHLINKTVELSKANNAKSMICTFKNHPLSVINKEICPKLIMDNDTKVKLLEDTGIDIVNLANFDKDFMKITPEEFIRNMVKCYNVKGIIVGFNYRFGYKNLGDVEMLKAYSTILGYELYVCDAISVNDEIVSSSKIRHLIAEGNIVKANELLGRPHTIIGKVITGKQLGRTIGFPTVNLNYNKEYILPKGGVYYTVIEYDNCLYKAITNIGYNPTVEGGKLSVETHILGFDKQIYGEIVKINFINRIRDEVKFNTVEELKQQLVKDKEYAYNQKIE
- the truB gene encoding tRNA pseudouridine(55) synthase TruB, producing MNGILNVFKPTGITSFDVVRLIRKISKVKKVGHAGTLDPEASGVLPVCIGKATKAIDYIMGDFKIYETELKLGVITDTYDREGKILKESEVNSGVDEITLAIKSFIGEIKQVPPMYSALKVNGKKLYELARAGIEIEREARPITIYDINITDIKLPYIKFTVKCSKGTYIRSLCYDIGEKLKCGGMMWNLQRTATGQFHIDNAININELNEENINKYIMPIETIFSANARITIEDRFIKFLLNGVIVKDKALICKFESGIMYSIYNNDNDFIGIADKSDDGVRLIKSFI